From the genome of Erythrobacter litoralis, one region includes:
- a CDS encoding Crp/Fnr family transcriptional regulator: MAAFRDAMPGCHGASRTADRLCCAGEYRFIPKGEELAADPVGDRLVFVASGAAKLVGQSAAARNASEANGIDSESVRSHNHVLAFHFAGDIVSVLRQSDGDFRLVALNDLELVIFASDEFLDVAQDDPVILRSVLARSLQALHRSRTKMMQLGHRSARQRIADFLVSMAERLAGSTCGKCEVLLPMSRRDIGDSLGLTIETVSRQFSELREAGLVETEGRSIVRLTDLEKLAEEAGTGQARNGTFKN, from the coding sequence ATGGCCGCGTTTCGCGATGCCATGCCCGGTTGCCATGGTGCCTCGCGGACGGCTGATCGGCTGTGCTGTGCAGGCGAATATCGCTTCATCCCCAAGGGTGAGGAACTCGCCGCCGATCCGGTCGGCGACCGGCTGGTGTTCGTCGCCTCGGGCGCGGCCAAGCTGGTCGGCCAGTCGGCCGCCGCCCGCAATGCGAGCGAAGCGAACGGCATCGACAGCGAATCGGTGCGCTCGCACAACCACGTCCTCGCATTCCATTTCGCAGGCGATATCGTTTCCGTCCTGCGCCAGTCGGATGGCGATTTCCGGCTCGTTGCGCTCAATGATCTGGAACTTGTGATCTTTGCATCGGACGAATTTCTCGATGTCGCGCAGGACGACCCGGTCATCTTGCGCTCGGTTCTTGCCCGTTCGCTGCAGGCGCTGCACCGCAGCCGGACCAAGATGATGCAATTGGGCCACCGGTCCGCGCGCCAGCGGATCGCGGATTTCCTGGTCTCGATGGCGGAGCGGCTGGCAGGGTCAACCTGCGGGAAATGCGAGGTATTGCTACCGATGAGCAGGAGGGACATAGGCGACAGCCTGGGCCTCACGATCGAGACCGTCAGCCGTCAGTTCTCCGAATTGCGCGAGGCGGGGCTGGTCGAGACGGAGGGCCGTTCGATCGTGCGATTGACCGATCTCGAAAAACTGGCCGAAGAAGCCGGGACGGGTCAGGCGAGGAACGGGACGTTCAAAAATTGA
- a CDS encoding OmpW/AlkL family protein: MKTLLMITGAALALAANPATAQDRSNDRAGDIQFKVLGTAVLPDGEIEQVNVDIVGLPANTQTAASDNYVPTIAVEYFVTHNFSVETIAGITQHDVDAVSGLPGAELVSDAQLIPATVTAKLHFDLGDSIKPYVGAGPTYFLWVSDKPGAATIPLGVTDTDLSDEFGVALQAGVDVALGDDGFGLTLDAKRYFIGTTARWFAGDVLAIETEHNIDPWVLSAGVSYRF, translated from the coding sequence ATGAAAACACTCCTGATGATCACGGGCGCCGCTCTCGCGCTCGCAGCCAACCCCGCCACCGCCCAGGACCGTTCGAATGACCGCGCGGGCGATATCCAGTTCAAGGTGCTCGGCACCGCGGTCCTGCCCGATGGCGAGATCGAGCAAGTCAATGTGGACATCGTCGGCCTGCCCGCGAACACGCAGACCGCGGCAAGCGACAATTACGTGCCGACCATCGCAGTCGAATATTTCGTCACGCACAATTTTTCGGTCGAGACGATCGCAGGGATAACCCAGCACGATGTCGACGCGGTCTCGGGCCTTCCCGGCGCCGAACTGGTTTCCGACGCGCAGCTGATCCCGGCAACGGTAACCGCCAAGCTCCACTTCGATCTCGGCGACAGCATCAAGCCTTATGTCGGCGCGGGTCCGACCTATTTCCTGTGGGTCAGCGACAAGCCCGGTGCGGCGACCATACCGCTCGGCGTGACCGATACCGACCTTTCCGACGAGTTCGGTGTCGCGCTGCAGGCGGGCGTCGACGTGGCGCTCGGCGATGACGGGTTCGGACTTACACTCGATGCCAAGCGCTATTTCATCGGCACGACAGCGCGCTGGTTCGCAGGCGACGTTCTCGCGATCGAGACCGAGCACAATATCGACCCCTGGGTCCTCTCGGCGGGCGTAAGCTACCGCTTCTGA